In Listeria monocytogenes, the following proteins share a genomic window:
- a CDS encoding bifunctional UDP-sugar hydrolase/5'-nucleotidase, whose product MKHLTLWHTNDVHSHLEHWPRIFNFLKEKRTAADKENKSALFFDIGDFLDRVHPLTEGTNGLANTDLLNQLPYDAVTFGNNEGTTLAHEDLDKLYEHAAFPVVCCNFYADKERTKQPDWVKSIVYKEIEQVKIAIIGATAPFREYYEAMGWGVEEPISSIQKQIAGLDEDTDVVILLSHLGLPSDERIALEIPEIDVILGGHTHHLLETGKLEGNALLAAAGRWGEYIGKVDIELDENNQILTKTATTFKTEDLPAAPNEANEIQGFFDKGRAELSEKVVAIPGKLAHNWFDDSEIAHILNEAVCEWTGAETFVMNAGIFMTDFEAGIVTDFDIHQMLPHPLNAIALTMSGEELEILIDGIYRKKAELQDIPLRGFGFRGEYFGTVLMDRAGFDAENQVALFDNKPIDKTREYRIATHDTFVFAPFFPIVKQIKRKEVYTPELLRDILKWKLKKMYGQEEDK is encoded by the coding sequence ATGAAACATTTAACTTTATGGCATACAAATGATGTTCATAGTCACTTGGAACATTGGCCACGCATTTTTAATTTCTTAAAAGAGAAAAGAACAGCTGCGGATAAAGAAAATAAGTCGGCGCTCTTTTTTGATATTGGTGATTTTTTGGATCGGGTCCATCCGCTTACTGAAGGAACGAACGGGCTTGCGAATACGGACTTACTTAACCAACTGCCGTATGATGCGGTGACTTTTGGTAATAATGAAGGAACGACTTTGGCCCATGAAGACTTGGATAAATTATATGAACATGCGGCCTTCCCAGTAGTTTGCTGTAATTTTTACGCAGATAAAGAACGAACCAAGCAGCCAGACTGGGTGAAATCGATTGTTTATAAGGAAATAGAGCAAGTGAAAATAGCTATTATTGGTGCCACGGCGCCGTTTCGGGAATATTACGAAGCAATGGGCTGGGGCGTGGAGGAACCTATTAGCTCCATTCAAAAACAAATTGCTGGCTTGGATGAAGATACGGATGTAGTTATTTTGCTCAGCCATCTAGGTTTACCAAGTGATGAACGCATTGCACTCGAAATTCCTGAAATAGATGTAATTTTGGGGGGACACACGCACCATTTACTTGAAACGGGGAAATTAGAAGGGAATGCGTTACTTGCTGCAGCAGGTAGATGGGGCGAATATATCGGAAAAGTGGATATCGAGTTAGACGAAAATAATCAGATATTGACTAAAACCGCCACGACTTTTAAAACAGAGGATTTACCGGCTGCTCCAAATGAAGCGAATGAAATTCAAGGTTTCTTCGATAAAGGGCGCGCAGAACTCTCTGAAAAAGTAGTTGCGATTCCCGGAAAGTTAGCGCATAATTGGTTTGATGACTCGGAAATTGCGCACATTTTGAATGAAGCGGTTTGTGAATGGACTGGGGCAGAAACATTTGTGATGAACGCGGGCATTTTTATGACAGACTTTGAAGCGGGAATCGTGACGGATTTTGATATCCATCAAATGTTACCGCATCCGCTCAACGCGATTGCTTTAACGATGTCTGGTGAGGAGCTTGAAATACTTATTGACGGAATCTACCGAAAGAAAGCAGAACTGCAAGATATTCCGCTTCGAGGTTTTGGTTTCCGAGGCGAGTATTTTGGCACCGTTTTGATGGACAGAGCTGGTTTTGATGCGGAAAATCAAGTGGCGCTTTTTGATAATAAACCAATTGATAAAACGCGGGAATACCGGATTGCGACCCATGATACGTTTGTGTTCGCGCCATTTTTCCCGATAGTAAAACAAATTAAACGAAAAGAAGTATATACACCGGAACTACTCCGAGATATTTTAAAATGGAAACTTAAAAAAATGTACGGACAGGAGGAAGACAAGTGA
- a CDS encoding sulfite exporter TauE/SafE family protein, protein MDITQTVEILLISVFAGVVGSLLGLGGGIIVTPALTLIFGIDIQYAIGASIISVIATSSGSAIAYIKDGITNLRVGMFLEIATTIGAITGAFVSGLLSATALYIIFGLLLLYSAFNMIKKVGTEFPTNVKPDPLATKLNLHDSYYDKSLRQTVDYQVANVPAGFGVMYGAGIASGLLGIGSGAFKVMALDVFMKMPLKVSSATSNLMMGVTAAASATVYLFQGDIQPAIAAPVAIGVLVGATLGTRIMQRLKSKVIRIIFIPVILYVAFQMILEGLGWI, encoded by the coding sequence TTGGATATTACGCAAACAGTCGAAATTCTTTTAATCTCTGTTTTTGCAGGGGTTGTAGGCTCTTTGCTCGGGCTTGGTGGTGGAATTATCGTGACGCCTGCCTTGACTCTTATTTTCGGGATTGATATTCAGTATGCAATTGGTGCGAGTATTATTTCCGTTATCGCAACAAGTAGTGGTTCTGCCATCGCTTATATCAAAGACGGTATTACGAACCTTCGTGTCGGGATGTTTCTCGAAATTGCCACAACAATTGGTGCAATCACCGGGGCTTTCGTCAGCGGACTGCTCTCGGCCACGGCACTCTACATCATCTTCGGACTTTTACTTCTTTATTCTGCTTTCAACATGATTAAAAAGGTCGGTACAGAATTTCCTACCAATGTGAAACCAGACCCACTCGCAACCAAACTAAACTTACATGATTCATATTACGATAAATCTTTACGGCAGACAGTTGATTATCAAGTGGCAAACGTCCCTGCTGGTTTTGGTGTGATGTACGGTGCCGGAATCGCAAGTGGCTTACTTGGAATCGGTAGTGGTGCATTTAAAGTAATGGCACTTGATGTCTTTATGAAAATGCCGCTTAAAGTAAGTAGCGCAACGAGTAATTTAATGATGGGCGTAACCGCGGCGGCCAGTGCAACTGTATATCTTTTCCAAGGTGACATCCAGCCTGCGATTGCAGCTCCAGTTGCGATTGGCGTACTTGTCGGTGCAACACTTGGAACACGCATTATGCAACGTTTAAAAAGCAAAGTTATTCGGATTATTTTTATTCCCGTCATTTTATATGTTGCCTTCCAAATGATTTTAGAAGGATTGGGGTGGATCTAA
- the sufB gene encoding Fe-S cluster assembly protein SufB, which translates to MTEIPEIGEYQYGFHDKDTSVFRTERGLTEKVVREISNIKEEPEWMLEFRLKSLEQFYKMPMPTWGGDLSELKFEDITYYVKPSEQTVRSWDEVPEEIKRTFDKLGIPEAEQKYLAGASAQYESEVVYHNMKQDLEDLGIVFKDTDSALKENEDIFKEYFAKVIPPSDNKFAALNSAVWSGGSFIYVPPGIKVDTPLQAYFRINSENMGQFERTLIIVDENASVNYVEGCTAPVYTTNSLHSAVVEIIVKPGAYCRYTTIQNWANNVYNLVTKRTFCEENATMEWIDGNIGSKLTMKYPAVHLRGEGARGTTLSIAIAGKGQRQDAGAKMMHYAPNTSSTIVSKSISKQGGNVTYRGIVHFGRNADGARSNIECDTLIMDNLSTSDTIPYNEILNSNISLEHEAKVSKVSEEQLFYLMSRGLSEEEATEMIVMGFIEPFTKELPMEYAVEMNRLIKFEMEGSIG; encoded by the coding sequence ATGACTGAAATTCCAGAAATTGGCGAATACCAATATGGATTCCATGACAAAGATACCTCTGTGTTCCGTACAGAACGCGGATTAACAGAAAAAGTAGTAAGAGAAATTTCGAATATTAAAGAAGAACCAGAATGGATGCTTGAATTCCGTTTGAAGTCTTTGGAGCAATTTTATAAAATGCCAATGCCGACTTGGGGTGGCGACCTGTCAGAACTGAAGTTTGAAGACATCACTTACTACGTGAAACCGTCTGAACAAACAGTGCGCTCTTGGGATGAAGTTCCTGAAGAAATTAAACGTACTTTTGATAAATTAGGTATTCCTGAAGCCGAACAAAAATATTTGGCTGGTGCATCTGCGCAGTATGAATCCGAAGTAGTTTATCACAATATGAAGCAAGACCTAGAAGATTTAGGGATTGTCTTCAAAGATACAGATTCCGCGTTAAAAGAAAACGAAGATATTTTCAAAGAATATTTCGCAAAAGTAATTCCACCAAGCGACAACAAATTCGCTGCGCTAAACTCGGCTGTTTGGTCAGGTGGTTCATTCATCTACGTACCACCAGGTATCAAAGTAGATACGCCACTTCAAGCCTATTTCCGTATTAACTCGGAAAACATGGGTCAATTTGAGCGGACACTAATTATTGTGGATGAAAATGCCAGCGTAAACTACGTGGAAGGCTGTACTGCTCCCGTTTATACAACGAATTCCCTTCACTCAGCTGTCGTGGAAATCATTGTAAAACCAGGCGCTTACTGCCGTTACACAACCATCCAAAACTGGGCGAATAACGTTTATAACCTAGTAACGAAACGTACTTTCTGTGAAGAAAATGCGACAATGGAATGGATTGATGGTAACATTGGTTCGAAATTAACGATGAAATACCCAGCTGTACATTTACGTGGTGAAGGAGCGCGCGGAACGACCCTTTCTATCGCGATTGCAGGTAAAGGTCAACGTCAAGACGCAGGAGCGAAAATGATGCACTATGCGCCGAATACGTCCTCTACGATTGTATCGAAGTCGATTTCGAAACAAGGCGGAAACGTAACGTATCGCGGAATTGTTCATTTTGGTCGTAATGCAGACGGCGCACGTTCGAATATCGAATGTGATACGCTGATTATGGATAACCTGTCCACATCGGACACAATCCCGTACAACGAAATCCTAAACAGCAACATTTCATTAGAACATGAAGCCAAAGTTTCCAAAGTATCTGAGGAACAACTTTTCTATCTAATGAGCCGTGGTTTAAGCGAAGAAGAAGCGACAGAAATGATCGTTATGGGCTTCATTGAACCATTTACGAAAGAATTACCAATGGAATATGCCGTTGAGATGAACCGTTTGATTAAGTTTGAAATGGAAGGCTCGATTGGTTAA
- a CDS encoding DUF72 domain-containing protein has product MITIGLTGWSDHDSLLQSKKLTLADYAAHFPVVEVDTSFYAIPSPRTTANWAAQTPDDFRFVIKAFSAMTKHKEWSQYFDSENAMYTAYMDMIAPISETGKLQAILYQFPPYFNCTKENVTYLKYVASKMGDLPVAIEFRNNSWYSEQNTEKTLDLLHELGFIHTVVDEPQVGSGSVPIVLRETNSDMTLVRLHGRNQYGWMKASSPEWREVRTLYRYNEEEINEWAKYVEHLQKLSKEVVVIFNNNSGGDAADNAKHLQKALQVEFQGLAPMQMDLFSE; this is encoded by the coding sequence ATGATTACAATCGGGTTAACTGGATGGAGTGATCATGATTCATTGTTACAATCAAAAAAATTAACGTTGGCTGATTATGCGGCACATTTTCCTGTGGTAGAAGTCGATACGAGTTTTTATGCGATTCCTTCTCCGCGAACAACGGCAAACTGGGCGGCGCAAACTCCGGATGATTTTCGTTTTGTGATAAAGGCTTTTTCGGCGATGACGAAACATAAGGAATGGTCGCAGTATTTTGATAGTGAAAATGCGATGTATACGGCTTATATGGATATGATTGCGCCGATAAGTGAAACGGGAAAACTACAGGCAATTTTATATCAATTTCCGCCGTATTTTAATTGTACGAAAGAAAATGTGACTTATTTAAAATATGTTGCCTCGAAAATGGGCGATTTGCCTGTAGCAATTGAATTTCGTAATAACTCATGGTATAGCGAACAAAATACAGAAAAGACGTTAGATTTACTGCACGAATTAGGTTTTATTCATACGGTTGTCGATGAACCGCAAGTTGGTTCTGGGAGCGTGCCGATTGTGCTTCGTGAGACGAATAGTGATATGACATTAGTGCGGCTTCACGGCCGGAATCAGTATGGTTGGATGAAAGCTAGCAGTCCGGAATGGCGCGAAGTTCGGACACTTTACCGTTATAATGAGGAAGAAATTAACGAATGGGCAAAATATGTGGAACATTTACAAAAATTGTCCAAAGAAGTTGTCGTGATTTTTAATAATAACAGCGGCGGGGATGCGGCTGATAACGCGAAACATTTACAAAAGGCGTTACAAGTTGAGTTTCAAGGCTTGGCTCCGATGCAAATGGATTTGTTTTCAGAATAA
- a CDS encoding DUF1634 domain-containing protein, translating into MAEKKEEMYRVELIVSALLRIGVVLSAIIIVFGLVMLFITGESGYPGETYPTSLTAIFSGLGTLKPYAIMMFGLFCLILTPVLRVVVSLFTFLKEKDYLYVGITGIVLIILVISFLIGIKA; encoded by the coding sequence ATGGCAGAGAAAAAAGAAGAAATGTACCGCGTGGAGCTAATTGTCAGCGCGTTACTACGAATCGGTGTTGTCCTCAGTGCGATTATTATTGTTTTCGGCCTTGTTATGCTATTTATCACCGGCGAAAGTGGCTATCCTGGGGAAACTTATCCGACTTCGCTTACGGCGATTTTCAGCGGGCTAGGGACGCTTAAACCATACGCAATTATGATGTTTGGCCTCTTTTGCTTAATTTTAACGCCAGTCCTTCGTGTCGTTGTATCGTTATTTACTTTTTTGAAGGAAAAAGATTATTTGTACGTTGGAATAACTGGGATTGTATTAATTATTTTAGTTATTAGCTTTTTAATTGGAATAAAAGCATAA